A DNA window from Argopecten irradians isolate NY chromosome 10, Ai_NY, whole genome shotgun sequence contains the following coding sequences:
- the LOC138333343 gene encoding protein toll-like, with protein MAGTYILLGVAFVFVNVLTFSPLHASCPYDNMTNTVDLSKAINPKPHLTKADLNDCPSKATSLILSHNSIQSLSSDVFDGFWALTSITIAHNLIETLPTGLLKNMRSLTHFDVSDNALEALKDSLFFQLSGVPLTNLVAVNFSHNNISDIGFNVFHKDMSSILNVDLSFNRLPSLEPWPYIPQTDQSDSEDVIWNFQNNSISSFTNNMNWTYDLVEQYEFEIQLQNNSITAFNTSIVDVYYPRFNGDYLTQFLTYKMNISQNPIFCDCQLHVFVKALHQSLMFYMNVEENRVRCAGPPHLKGIDFFHDMELDEFVCNITTDCPSRCFCQERPNSWELFVDCRNQGLTSLPLTLPHAKYGNISLHLDNNNIEHLTKTTYSHYIRNLTISNNKLKSIDSGIIMSMNNSKFLNLDNNQINYIAKELQLLAFSNVGLSGNPLLCGCNMTWMADWINLSPDAKDSGITCDNDGESKLISAVTEDELFCSYDKLIIILSVTIGVIIGFVSVVVITAKRCPYETKVLLYKLFNIHPRDKYKVDQEPTKEYDAYISYYQGDKGESVQVRQWMKRVLLKKLEEKSKRKYTVFCYERDYDAGEFKSDEILKNMMKSRRILLILSPEFLNDDWCMFEADQAEFEHNSSGNVHGRVIYILWNKQMRIQLENEPWKSRLRDKRVMCPDDRLFWSKMRYELPVKTMRRMNRNATMPFSNGLTKKDAEENMKNYKVSVKKNRPNNDVTHMIDTDDIDSIISISIK; from the coding sequence ATGGCTGGTACATACATCCTCCTCGGAGTGGCGTTTGTGTTTGTGAATGTCCTTACATTCTCTCCATTACATGCCTCTTGTCCTTACGACAACATGACAAACACAGTAGATTTATCGAAAGCTATCAATCCGAAACCTCATCTTACCAAAGCAGATCTGAATGATTGTCCATCCAAAGCCACATCATTGATCCTGTCTCACAATAGTATACAGTCTCTCTCCAGTGATGTTTTCGATGGCTTCTGGGCTCTTACTTCTATCACTATCGCACACAATTTGATAGAGACTTTACCTACTGGACTCCTAAAGAATATGCGAAGTCTGACACATTTTGACGTCAGTGATAATGCCTTGGAGGCCCTAAAAGACAGTCTTTTCTTCCAGTTGTCAGGTGTGCCTCTCACCAATCTAGTGGCGGTTAACTTTTCCCATAATAACATCAGCGATATTGGATTCAATGTGTTTCACAAAGACATGTCATCAATCTTAAATGTTGACTTGTCTTTTAATCGTCTGCCTTCTCTGGAACCCTGGCCATACATACCACAGACTGACCAGAGTGATAGTGAGGACGTTATTTGGAACTTTCAAAACAATTCAATTTCTTCATTCACTAACAATATGAACTGGACGTATGATCTGGTTGAACAGTATGAATTTGAGATACAGTTGCAGAACAATTCGATCACCGCTTTTAATACCTCTATAGTAGATGTTTACTATCCCAGATTCAATGGGGATTACCTTACCCAGTTTCTCACTtacaaaatgaatatatcaCAAAATCCCATCTTCTGTGACTGTCAATTGCATGTTTTCGTCAAGGCTCTACACCAGTCgttaatgttttatatgaatGTTGAGGAAAATCGTGTGAGATGTGCAGGACCACCCCACCTCAAAGGTATAGACTTTTTTCATGACATGGAACTCGACGAATTCGTCTGCAATATAACAACAGACTGTCCGTCGCGTTGTTTTTGCCAAGAGAGACCAAATTCATGGGAACTGTTTGTGGACTGTCGAAATCAAGGTTTGACCTCACTTCCGCTCACGCTTCCTCATGCAAAATATGGGAATATTTCGTTACACTTGGATAACAACAACATCGAACACCTTACAAAGACGACTTATTCTCATTACATAAGAAACTTGACGATCAGCAACAACAAATTAAAGTCGATCGATTCAGGGATTATCATGAGTatgaataattcaaaatttctgAACCTAGACAATAACCAGATCAACTACATTGCCAAAGAGTTGCAACTCCTTGCTTTCTCCAACGTTGGCCTATCAGGGAATCCTTTGTTGTGTGGTTGTAACATGACTTGGATGGCAGACTGGATAAATCTATCACCCGATGCGAAGGATTCGGGCATCACGTGTGATAATGATGGTGAAAGCAAACTCATCTCCGCGGTAACAGAGGATGAGCTCTTCTGTAGCTACGACAAGCTCATCATTATCCTAAGTGTGACTATAGGAGTGATCATAGGGTTCGTCTCTGTTGTCGTCATCACCGCCAAACGATGTCCTTACGAAACCAAAGTACTGCTGTATAAATTGTTCAATATCCATCCGCGAGACAAATACAAAGTAGACCAGGAACCGACAAAGGAGTATGACGCCTACATTTCGTACTATCAGGGTGATAAAGGTGAAAGTGTTCAAGTGAGACAATGGATGAAGAGGGTGTTACTCAAGAAGCTTGAAGAAAAGTCCAAGAGAAAATACACCGTGTTTTGTTATGAGCGGGATTACGACGCTGGTGAATTTAAGAGTGACGAGatattgaaaaatatgatgaaaaGTCGGAGAATATTATTAATTCTGTCACCTGAATTTCTGAATGACGACTGGTGCATGTTCGAGGCCGATCAGGCGGAGTTTGAACACAACTCGAGTGGAAATGTACATGGGCGGGTTATATATATTCTATGGAATAAACAGATGCGTATACAACTAGAGAATGAACCGTGGAAATCACGGTTGAGAGACAAACGTGTTATGTGTCCTGACGATAGATTATTCTGGTCGAAAATGAGATATGAACTTCCGGTAAAAACAATGCGTCGAATGAACAGAAATGCCACTATGCCATTTAGTAACGGCTTAACGAAAAAAGATGCGgaagaaaacatgaaaaattataAAGTATCTGTTAAAAAGAATCGTCCGAACAACGACGTCACCCACATGATTGATACAGACGACATAGATTCCATAATCTCCATCAGTATCAAGTGA
- the LOC138333345 gene encoding protein toll-like, which produces MAGAYILLGVALVFVNVLTFSPLHASCPYDNVTNTVDLSNTFNPKSHLTKADLNDCPSKATSLILSHNGIQSLSSDVFDGFWALTSITIAHNLIETLPTGLLKNMRSLTHFDVSDNALEALENDIFFQLSGVPLTNLVAVNFSHNNISDIGFNVFHKDMSSILNVDLSFNRLSSLEPWPYIPQTDQSDSENVIWNFKNNSISSFTNNMNWTYDLVEQYEFEIQLQNNSITGFNTSIVDVYYPRFNGDYLTQFLTYKMNISQNPIFCDCQLHVFVKALHQSLMFYMNVEENRVRCAGPPHLKGIDFFHDMELDEFVCNITTDCPSRCFCQERPNSRELFVDCRNQGLTSLPLTLPHAKYGNISLHLDNNNIEHLTKTTYSHYIRNLTISNNKLKSIDSGIIMSMNNSKFLNLDNNQINYIAKELQLLAFSNVGLSGNPLLCGCNMTWMADWINLSPDAKDSSIMCDNDGESKLISAVTEDELFCSYDKLIIILSVTIGVIIGFVSVVVITVKRCPYETKVLLYKLFNIHPRDKYKVDQEPTKEYDAYISYYQGNKGESVQVRQWMKRVLLKKLEEKSNRKYTVFCYERDYDAGEFQSDEILKNMMKSRRILLILSPEFLNDDWCMFEADQAEFEHSSSGNVHGRVIYILWNKQMRIQLENEPWKTRLSDKRVMCPDDRLFWSKMRYELPVKTMRRMNRNATMPFTNDRMRQEDEDNVRNRQVSVKMNRPNNGVTPMIDTDDIEPIVTISTISEIMH; this is translated from the coding sequence ATGGCTGGTGCATACATCCTCCTCGGAGTGGCGCTTGTGTTTGTGAATGTCCTTACATTCTCTCCATTACATGCCTCCTGTCCTTACGACAACGTGACAAACACAGTAGATTTATCGAACACTTTCAATCCGAAATCTCATCTTACCAAAGCAGACCTGAATGATTGTCCATCCAAAGCCACTTCATTGATCCTGTCTCACAATGGTATACAGTCTCTCTCCAGTGATGTTTTCGATGGCTTCTGGGCTCTTACTTCTATCACTATCGCACACAATTTGATAGAGACTTTACCTACTGGACTCCTAAAGAATATGCGAAGTCTGACACATTTTGACGTCAGTGATAATGCCTTGGAGGCCCTAGAAAACGATATTTTCTTCCAGTTATCAGGTGTGCCTCTCACCAATTTAGTGGCGGTTAACTTTTCCCATAATAACATAAGCGACATTGGATTTAATGTGTTTCACAAAGACATGTCATCAATCTTAAATGTTGACTTGTCGTTTAATCGTCTGTCTTCTCTGGAACCCTGGCCATACATACCACAGACTGACCAGAGTGATAGTGAGAACGTTATTTGGaactttaaaaataattcaatttcttCATTCACTAACAATATGAACTGGACGTATGATCTGGTTGAACAGTATGAATTTGAGATACAGTTGCAGAACAATTCGATCACCGGTTTTAATACCTCTATAGTAGATGTTTACTATCCCAGATTCAATGGGGATTACCTTACCCAGTTTCTCACTtacaaaatgaatatatcaCAAAATCCCATCTTCTGTGACTGTCAATTGCATGTTTTCGTCAAGGCTCTACACCAGTCgttaatgttttatatgaatGTTGAGGAAAATCGTGTGAGATGTGCAGGACCACCCCACCTCAAAGGTATAGACTTTTTTCATGACATGGAACTCGACGAATTCGTCTGCAATATAACAACAGACTGTCCGTCGCGTTGTTTTTGCCAAGAGAGACCAAATTCACGGGAACTGTTTGTGGACTGTCGAAATCAAGGTTTGACGTCACTTCCGCTCACGCTTCCTCATGCAAAATATGGGAATATTTCGTTACACTTGGATAACAACAACATCGAACACCTTACAAAGACGACTTATTCTCATTACATAAGAAACTTGACGATCAGCAACAACAAATTAAAGTCGATCGATTCAGGTATTATCATGAGTatgaataattcaaaatttctgAACCTAGACAATAACCAGATCAACTACATTGCCAAAGAGTTGCAACTCCTTGCTTTCTCCAACGTTGGCCTATCAGGGAATCCTTTGTTGTGTGGTTGTAACATGACTTGGATGGCAGACTGGATAAATCTATCACCTGATGCGAAGGATTCGAGCATCATGTGTGATAATGATGGTGAAAGCAAACTCATCTCCGCGGTAACAGAGGATGAGCTCTTCTGTAGCTACGACAAGCTCATCATTATCCTAAGTGTGACTATAGGAGTGATCATAGGGTTCGTCTCTGTTGTCGTCATCACCGTCAAAAGATGTCCTTACGAAACCAAAGTACTGCTGTATAAATTGTTCAATATCCATCCGCGAGACAAATACAAAGTAGACCAGGAACCGACAAAGGAGTATGACGCCTACATTTCGTACTATCAGGGTAATAAAGGTGAAAGTGTTCAAGTGAGACAATGGATGAAGAGGGTGTTACTCAAGAAGCTTGAAGAAAAGTCCAACAGGAAATACACCGTGTTTTGTTACGAGCGGGATTACGACGCTGGTGAATTTCAGAGTGACGAGatattgaaaaatatgatgaaaaGTCGGAGAATATTACTAATTCTCTCGCCTGAATTTCTAAATGACGACTGGTGCATGTTCGAGGCCGATCAGGCAGAGTTTGAACACAGCTCGAGTGGAAATGTACATGGGAGGGTTATATATATTCTATGGAATAAACAGATGCGTATACAACTAGAGAATGAACCGTGGAAGACACGGTTGAGTGACAAACGTGTTATGTGTCCTGACGATAGATTATTCTGGTCGAAAATGAGATATGAACTTCCGGTAAAAACAATGCGTCGAATGAACAGAAATGCCACTATGCCATTTACAAACGACAGAATGAGACAAGAGGATGAAGATAATGTAAGAAATAGACAAGTATCCGTGAAAATGAATCGTCCGAACAATGGCGTAACCCCCATGATCGATACAGACGACATAGAACCCATAGTTACCATCAGTACCATCAGTGAAATAATGCACTGA